In the Phaeobacter gallaeciensis genome, one interval contains:
- the cueR gene encoding Cu(I)-responsive transcriptional regulator, which produces MNIGDVSRRSGLPAKTIRYYEDIGLIHPQRSENGYRSFREQDLHKLAFLGRARALGFTIETCRALMALYEDEGRESAQVKRIAEEHLAQIDEKITQLQSMRDTLDQLVHACAGDHRPDCPILKDLARNTTDENIGEPVVR; this is translated from the coding sequence ATGAATATCGGTGACGTATCACGGCGATCAGGACTGCCCGCAAAAACGATCCGCTACTACGAGGATATTGGCCTGATCCACCCGCAGCGCAGCGAGAACGGGTATCGCAGCTTTCGTGAACAGGACCTGCACAAGCTGGCCTTCCTCGGCCGCGCCCGCGCGCTTGGCTTTACCATTGAAACCTGCCGGGCGCTGATGGCGCTATACGAGGACGAGGGCAGGGAAAGCGCACAGGTCAAGCGCATTGCCGAAGAGCATCTGGCCCAGATCGACGAGAAGATCACGCAGCTCCAGTCGATGCGTGACACGCTGGATCAATTGGTGCACGCCTGCGCGGGAGATCACCGCCCGGATTGCCCCATCCTGAAGGATCTGGCGCGAAACACGACTGACGAAAATATTGGGGAGCCTGTGGTGCGTTGA